Genomic window (Aquimarina sp. BL5):
AAAAACAGAATAAATTCATCTTGTATTTTCAAAGTGTTCGATTATGAAAAAGTAGTGTATCAAAATCGAACACTTTTATTTTTACAAATAATCATAAATAATTGTTTTTCAATGTTTTATGTTTTTGGCATTATCTTCACTATAGTAATAGTAACAATCAAAAACTAACAGTATGATCTTTAATTATATAAAAATCGCTTTTCGTAGTTTACTTAAAAACAAGGGCTATAGTTTTCTAAATATTTTTGGCTTAGCTATGGGCATCACCTGTGCTAGTTTAATTTTTCTTTGGGTGGAAGACGAGGTTAGTTTTAATGATTCTTTTACGAAACAAGATCAAATCTATTACGTCCCAACCAATCAGAATTACGAAGGAGAATGGCGCACATTTTACTCTACACCAGGTCCGCTAGCACAAGCAATGAAGGATGAGATACCAGGTATTGTTAGAGCTACTCGTTCTAGTTCAGAGGAACGTCTTTTTACTGTTGGTGATAATGCTATCAATAAAAGAGGAAGATATACAGATACAGATTTTTTAGAAATTTTTAGTTTGAAATTTATCGAAGGGGATAGAGATAAGGCATTTGATAATCCAGAAGCAATCGTTATAACCAAAGAAACAGCAGAACAACTTTTCGGAGAAAATACGAAAGCATTTGGAAAAACAATTAATATTAATAACCAAGATACCTACCTTGTTACAGGTGTTATTGAAAATCTTCCAAAAAATGTATCCTTCCCTTTTGATTGGGTTGCTCCATTCGAAAGATATCGAGATGGTGCTGAGTGGATGACAACGTATGGAAGTAATTTTTCAGACACTTTTGTTGAACTATCTCCAGAAGCGAATTTTGAAGAAGTTGACAAAAAAGTTAGAGAAATATTACCTATAAAAAACACCGATAGTGACACCTATGCTTTTTTACATACCTTAAAAGACTGGCACCTAAGATCCAAGTTCGAAGGAGGAAAAAAAGTTGGAGGAAAAATCATCTTTGTACGTCTCTTTTCTATAATCGCACTGATAATATTGCTTATTGCCTGTATCAACTTTATGAATTTATCTACTGCCAGAAGCGAAAAAAGAGCGAATGAAGTTGGAGTCAGAAAAGCAATAGGATCTAGTCGTCCAAGATTGATGATCCAGTTTGTTATTGAGTCACTTATGATGGCGTTTTTTGCATCTATAGTTAGTATACTGTTATTGTTATTGATATTACCACAATTTAACCTTCTGATCGAAAAAGATTTAATACTAGGCATCTCTAATCCTACTCATATCGCAATCCTATTTACAATAACTGTTATTTGTGGAGTATTTGCTGGATTATATCCTGCATTCTACTTATCCTCTTTTAAACCTGTAGAAGTTTTAAAAGGTATCAAAGCGACAAGTGGTTCTGCTTCTTTTATAAGAAAAGGATTAGTAGTTGGGCAATTTACAATTTCTATTGTTTTCATTATTTGTACGATACTTGTGTATCAGCAAATCCAACACGTAAAAAACAGAGACTTAGGGTATAATAAGGACCATTTAATTAGAATGCGTGCGACTGGTAATATTATAGAAAAATTTAATGTCTTCGAACAAGACTTAAAGAACACCGGAATAGTGGATGGTGTGGCGTTAAGTAATTCTCAAATCCTATCTGCTGGAAATAATGGATCCGGATTACAATGGGAAGGAGGAACAGATACTGAAGATGTTTTGATTTCGTATAGACACGTAAACTCAGATTTCTTTAAGACCACAGGAATGGAGCTTATAGAAGGAAGAGGCTTTAAGAAAGATCAAAAACTGGACAGCGCCAATGTAATAATAACCGAATCCCTCGCTAAACTTATGGGTGATGGTTCCCCTATCGGTAAAACGATAACAGGAGGGGATGATGTTTATAATGTTATTGGTATTACAAAAGATTACCAATACGGTGATATGTATGACTCAAGTGACCCTGTTATGTTTTTTAATAATCATGACTACGCACGATATTTCTATATAAAAACAAAATCTGGTGTAGCTTTAAATGATATGCTTTCCTCTATTGAACAAGTAATGAAAAAAAACAACCCTGCTTTTCCTTTTGAATATACATTTGTAGATGAAGCATTTAATGCAGTATTTAAAAGTGAACAGTTGGTAGGTAAGCTATCACAAATATTTGCACTACTAGCCATCTTGATTTCTTGCTTGGGCCTTTTTGGACTTGCAGCTTATACGGCAGAGCAACGTAGCAAAGAAATCGGCGTAAGAAAAGTATTAGGTGCCAGTGTATCGGGTATTGTAAAACTACTATCCAAAGATTTCCTGAAATTAGTATGCCTTGCAATTTTATTAGCTATTCCGCTAGCTTGGGCTGTCATGAATAACTGGTTACAAGATTACGCTTATAGAATCGAAATCAATTGGTTCGTGTTTGTAATCGCAGGATTTGTAGCCATCATAATTGCACTAGCTACTGTAAGCTTTCAAGCCATTAAAGCTGCCATTGCTAATCCCATAAATAGTCTAAAAACTGAATAAAATTTATAAATCTATCCGCCAAAGGCGAATCAAAAAACAAATTCATCATGAAACATCTAAAATATTTTCTAACATTAATAATATTAACTAGTACTCAATTAGGAATTGCACAAACAAAGAAGAGTGTTAGTCCTTTCGAAAAAGTTATTATAAGTCCTCATATACAGGCAACTTTTGTAGAAAGCAATGAAGAATCTGTAACCATCGAAGAAAGTACAGAACCAGAAGACAAAATAAACATTGTTGTTAAAAGAAATGTGCTTCGTATTTATCTAGATGATGCTAAAGAAACTACCAAGAATGAAACAGTGGTTATCAATGGAATCAAAAGAAAAGTACCTATTTATAAAGGAAAAGTATTAACAGTTACCATTGGGTATAAACAACTTAAAGAACTTTCTATACGAGGAGAACAAGCTATTTTATGCAAAAATAAGATAGCTACTGAAACTTTTGATCTAAATATTTTCGGAGAGTCACAAGTAGTGTTTAACGATGTAAATTTTGAGAATCTGGACGTAGACATTTTTGGTGAAAGTACTTTAGAGATAAAAGATGGAACCGTCGAAAATCAAAAAATTACAGCGTTTGGAGAAAGCCTTACAAATCTACTTGGTGTTGATAATAGAAACACAAAATTGAAAGCTTTTGGAGAGGCTGAATTTAAAATAAACGCATCTAATAACATCAAACTTACAGCTTTTGGAGAAGCAAGACTTTATTATAAAGGTGATGCGAGTATCAGTAAAGGCCTAAATTTAGGAGAAGTAGAAATATCAGAAATTCAATAATATCATTTAACACTATAATCATTCATCAAAAAAATATGATCTTACAACTTACAAACGCTTCGAGAGTAATCAATTCTGGAAGTAAGAAAATAGCATTACTCGATAGTATTAACTTAAACGTTAACGAAGGAGAGTTTATATCTTTGATGGGACCATCAGGATCCGGGAAATCCACACTATTAAACTGCATCGGTATGCTGGATAATTTTACTGATGGTAGCTATATCTTTTTAGATGAAGCTGTTCATACTATGAAAGAAAAGCAACGGTCTAAACTTTATAAGGAGTATATCGGTTTTGTATTTCAAGCATATCACCTTATTGATGAGTTAACCGTATATGAAAACATCGAAACTCCCCTACTCTATAAAAACGTAAAATCCGCTGAGCGAAAAGCTTTGGTAGCGGATATATTAGATCGTTTTAATATTGTAGGTAAAAAAGATTTATTTCCGGCACAATTAAGTGGTGGTCAGCAACAATTGGTAGGTATAGCCAGAGCACTCATTACCCGACCAAAATTGATTTTGGCGGATGAACCTACAGGAAACCTAAATTCTAAACAGAGTACAGAAATTATGGAATTATTTTCTGAATTAAACAAAGAAGGCGTAACGATAATACAAGCTACCCACTCTGAGAACAATGCTTCTTATGGTTCGAAAATTATTAATCTTTTAGACGGGCAAATCGTCTCTGAATAATCTAAAATAACATGTCACTGAAATCAATTATTTATATCAGTGCTTTTCTTTTACAATTCGTTGGATTTACACAAAGAAAAGACACAGAAAGGTACTCTCTGGAACAATGTATCGATATCGCTTTAGAAAATAATCTAGATTTAAAATCCACTACTTTGAACGCCAATACTGCCCGAGTAAACTATAGTCAATCTAAAGCAAACATCTTACCGACATTGAATGGTAATTATAATATTGGTGTAAATAATGGAAGAAGCATTGATCCATTTACCAATGATTTTATAAATCAAGAATTGACATTTTCTAATGCGAGATTGAATCTAGATGCTACTATATTTAATGGTTTTCGACTCTTAAACACAGTACGTCAACAGCGACTTAACAAGCAAGCTTCCGAAATGGAAATAGAAGAAGCTAAACAAACATTAATATTAAATGTAACCTTAGCATATCTTCAAGTATTAAATAGAAAAGACGTATTAGCTTTAGCCAAAACAAGATTAATAGCCACTAACAGACAATTGAAACAACAGGAAGATTTGTACAATGAAGAGGTTGGAAATCCAGCCGATTATGCAGATATCAAAGGCCAAAAAACCATTGATGAAACGAATATCTTAGCTGCAGAAAGTGATCTAAATAATGCGAAACTAAGTCTCGCGAGATTAATGAACCTACCAGGGGATATTTTGATAGACAAAGCATCCGTTTTACTGGATTTCGAAAAGTACACACTTTCATCAGATGATGTTTTTAATGAAGCCATGGAAAATTTAGCGACGTTTAAGGCTAAAGAATTAAGAGCAAAAGCTGCAAAAAGAGGTATAAGTGTTGCTAAAGCCCAATATATTCCTGAAATTTCGTTTTTTGGACAAGTAAACACCAACTATTCTAGTGTCGCTGAAACATTTACCGAAATAGGTTCTGATATCGTGGAAACAGGAGATTTTGTTACTGTTAATAATGAGCAAGTTTCTGTTTTTACAAATGAATCACAGTTTAATGGAGAAAAAATTGAGTATCTGGATCAGTTTGATAACAATTTAAATACCGTTGTGGGAATTGCAGTAAACATTCCTTTATTTAATGGTTTTCGAGCGAAAAATAATGTAGCTCTCGAAAAGATAAAAGCTGAAGAATCTCTTATCGAACTAGAACGAACTGCACTAGAAGTAAAAAATGCTATTGCGCAGGTTCATTTTGATATGCAAGCTGCCTATGAACGTTATGAAAGCCTACAAAATCAAGTAGCTGCTTTTAAAGAATCATATCGGGTCAATGAAATTCGTTTTAATAATGGTGTATCTAACTTTATAGCATATATCACAAGTAAGAACAACTTAGACAACGCAGAAACCAATCTTACCAATGCTAAATACGAGTATCTATTACGTGTAAAAATATTAGAATTTTATCGTGGGAATTCTTTATAATTTTAGTCTCAAAAACCATATTTATAAACAGTTTATATTTCTAAATTATCATACATTTAAAAAGAATATCTACACGTTTGTTATAATTTCTACAAAACACAAAAAAGAGGCTGTAGTTACACAGCCTCTAATGAATTCAAAATTATCTATTTTTAATTCAATGTAGCTATAGGAGCTGTATATCCTCCTTTACTTACAGATCCATCTGTTCCTGTACTATTACCTCTTAATAATAATATTCCTGCTACGTGAGGTGATGCCATAGAAGTACCAGATATATTATTAAACTGACCATTTAACCAAGTAGACCATACTGCTGTACCTGGAGCCCAACGATCTACACTGTCCCCGAAATTTGAACCAGAAGCAGGAGCATCTACATTAGTCATATTACCAACGCACCAAGAACCGCTTGTTTCTAACCTTTGTGGTGAATAAAATTGGGTATCATCATTACTATTACCTGCCGCCATAGCTCCATAAGTCGTTCTTTCTAAATTTCTAAACGTATCATCTATGGCTTGAGAAGTAAATCGATTACGAAATCCTACACTATAGTTCCAAGTATCTCCACTACTAGCATTACTAGCTACGTAGTCGATTCCTGAAAGAATTCCATCAGTGGCGCCACTCCCAGCAGCGTTTAAAACTCTAACAGAAACTACAGTTGCACCATATGCTACACCAATAACTCCCGAACCATTATTTTTTGCAGCAACAGTTCCAGCTACATGAGTTCCATGTCCATTTTGATCTTCCCAAGAACCACCAACGAAACTTCTACTTCGACCAGTATCAATGTTTAAATCACTATGCGGTGCAATACCACTATCCACTATCCAACAGGTTCTACCCGAACCATCTGCTCTACCTACTCGGTTTACTCCCCAGGGCAGAAATTCTCCATTAGGAAGTTGAGAATCATTAGTTACCGCTTTGTTTTGAACCGTTGCAGGCAGCGTACTCACAGGGTCTCCTATTTTAATATCCAACTTTTGAATATAATTTGGTTCTATATAAGCTACTTCAGAATCATTTCTAAGCAGCTCAGCTTGCTTTTCTGATAAGTTTTTAACCGCAAAACCTTGAATAGCATTACTGTAAGTTTGTTTTATATTATCCTCTGCTATTGCATACTTAGATAATGTTTGCATCGATTTACTTTTCATTTCTGCAGCTTTACCAGAAATAGATGCATCTTCTGTATAAATTACTATATACTCTCCAGGTATCGCCTGATCCGCTCCTATAGTTTCTTCAGTATCTATTTCTGATTCTAAATCTGTAATCACTTCTCCATCTTTTTCGCAACTGTAAAAGAGAAAAGAAAATACAGTTACTGTGCTTAAAATTCTTAGTCTAGTTTTCATAATTTTTAATTTGTGTTAACGTTTAATTTTAGTTTTAAATTAAAATGTTGAGCTCTAATAAAATTCGATCGTTTAAGATTAGAACGTTAAAAGTAGAGATTCATGATAATCGAAAAATATGGTAAAAACATAACAATCAAATGGTTATAATTCAATTACTCAGCTTCTACAATACAAACCATAATCTTGATTTCCAATAATGCAACGGTGTTGCATTATTGGAAATCAGGGATTTAAATCAAAAAGAAAGATCTAGAAACATAAAAAAATAAGAGGGGAATTAATTCCAAAAAATTAAACGAAAATTAATTACATTTAACACTAAATTAACTATGATTTAGTAAAAAAAATAGAATTACCACAACATTTAAAAGTTAAAAAAATAATATAGCCCTCAAAAAGATAAAAGCTGAAAAATCTCTTATTGAACTAGAACAAACTGCACTAGAAGTAAAAAATACTATCGCACAAGTTCATTTTGATATGCAAGGAGCCTATGAAAGTTATGAAATCCGTTTTAATAACGGCGTATCTAACTTATAGCTTATGTCACGGGTAAGAACAACTTAGATAATGTAGGAACCCATCTTATCAATACTAATTACGAATATTTATTACATATAAAAATATTCGTATTTTATTGCGGGAATACTCTTTAAATTTTAAAGTAACTTACTTAACATAATATATACTTAATCTTCTCTTCTAACTAAAAAGACCAGAACAAATGTTCCGGTCTTTTGGTTATTCTTATTATTGTTAGAAGTACTTATTTCTTCATGATTCTTTTAGTGAATAAACCATTTTCAGAATATATGGTCATCAAATACACTCCTGATTCCATCGAAGAAATATCGATTATATGAATTCCAGTAGTTGATTTTAAAGATTTAGAAAGAACCATCTTACCCTGAATATCAAAGATCTCTGCTTTCTCTAGGCTTAAAATTGTATCAGCATTAATAGTAATACTATTTGTTGCCGGAATTGGATACAGGCGTAAACCACTTGCTAATACCTCATCCTCAATTCCTAATACATCATCAAAAACAATACTGAATTGAGAAGCAGCAACATTTCCTGTCATTCCAGCATCCATAGCAACATTAGCATTTATATCTACTGTTACCACACCTGACGCAGTTGGAATGATATCCACTGTATATACAGCACCAGTTCCAGTAAAATTAGATGCTGCTCCATTTCCTACAGTGATATCAGTTTCTTCAAAACCAGTTACAGCTCCTGAAAAAGTAATTGTTACTGGTATTGGATTTGCTCCGGTAGTACCAACTTCAGTAGAAGTAATAGCAACAGTCTGTCCAGTAATATCCGCTGATAAAGTAGGTTGTGTTAATGTATAATTCCCAGAATCGGCACCAGAGATAATATACCCAGTAGTTGTAATAGCAATTCCTGTACCTCCATTTGGAGAAGCGAAAGTAAAGACTGGTGATCCGCCTAAGGTAACATCATCACCTACCTCAACTCCGGAGAGTACTGCGGTTCCACTTGCAGTAGCTGCAGTAGTTCCATCATATATCTTATCATCTCCAGTAATTCCTGTAATTGTTAATTCCTTAGCTGTAATATCTGCCGATAAGGTTGGTTGAGTCATCGTATAGTTTCCTGAATCCGTTCCACTGATCGTGTACCCTGTCGTAGTAATAGTAATTCCTGTACCTACATTCGCACTAGCAAATGTAAATACCGGACTTCCTCCTAAACTAACATCATCCGCTCCAACGATTCCTGAAAGCATTGCTGTTCCCGTAGCCGATGCTGATGTAGTACGATCATATACCTTATCATCGCCTGTAAGGCCCGTAATGGTTAAACTAGTTGCAGTAATATCTGCCGATAAAGTCGGTTGTGTAAGTGTATAATTGCCTGAATCCGTTCCACTAATTGTATAACCCGAAGTATTGATCGTAATTCCTGTACCTACATTGGCACTTGCAAATGTAAAGACTGGTGCTCCGCCTAAAGTAACATCATCCGCTCCAACGATTCCTGAAAGCATTGCTGTTCCCGTAGCCGATGCTGATGTAGTACCATTATATACCTTATCATCTCCTGTAAGCCCCGTAATGGTTAAACTAGTTGCAGTAATATCTGCGGATAAGGTAGGTTGCGTTAAACTATAGTTTCCTGAATCAGTTCCACTGATCGTATACCCTGTCGTAGTAATAGTGATTCCTGTACCTACATTCACACTAGCAAATGTAAAAACCGGACTTCCTCCTAAACTAACATTATCCGCTCCAACGATTCCTGAAAGCATTGCTGTTCCCGTAGCCGATGCTGATGTAGTACCATCATATACCTTATCATCGCCTGTAAGGCCCGTAATGGTTAAACTAGTTGCAGTAATATCTGCCGATAAAGTCGGTTGTGTAAATGTATAATTACCTGAATCCGTTCCACTAATTGTATAACCCGAAGTATTGATCGTAATTCCTGTACCTACATTGGCGCTTGCAAAGGTAAATATCGGTGAACCTCCTAAAGTAACATCATCTGCTCCAACGATTCCTGAAAGCATTGCTGTTCCCGTAGCCGACGATGATGTAGTACCATCATATACCTTATCATCGCCTGTAAGACCTGTAATGGTTAAACTAGCTACTGTAATATCTCCTGATAATGTCGGTTGAATCAAATTATACTTTCCTGCATCGGCACCACTTAGTGTATATCCCGAAGTGGTGATCGTGATTCCTGTTCCTACATCCGCAGATGCAAAAGTAAAAACTGGTGATCCACTTAAAGTCACATCATCTCCTCCTATTACTCCAGATAAAACTGCTGTTCCAGTTGCACCTGCTGCTGTCGTTCCATCATATGTTTTGTTATCTCCTGTTAAACTAGTTATAGTTAAGGTTGTTCCAGTAATATCAGCTGATAAAGTAGGTTGAGTCAATGTATAGTTTCCTGAATCGGTTCCTGAAATTGTGTAACCTGTTGTATTGATTGTGATGCCTGTGCCTACATCTGCAGATGCAAATGTGAACACTGGTGATCCTCCAAGAACTACATCATCAACTCCTACTATGCCTTGTAAACTTGCCGTTCCTGTGGCCGTCGCTGCAGTTGTTCCATCGTATGGTTTATCGTCTCCTGTTAAACCTGTAATGGTTAGCTCTTTGGCAGTAATATCTGCCGATAAAGTGGATTGTGTAAGTGTATAGTTTCCTGAATCCGTTCCACTAATAGTATAACCGCTGGTATTGATCGTAATTCCTGTACCTACATTGGCACTTGCAAAGGTAAAGACCGGTGAACCTCCTAAACTAACATCATCTCCGGCTTCTACTCCAGAAAGTGAAGCAGTACCCGTGGCCGATCCTGCTGTAGTATCATCATATACCTTATCAACTCCTGTAAGTCCTATAATCGTTAAATTTTTTGCAGTGATATCTGCGGCTAAAGTCGGTTGTGTAAGTGTATAGTTTCCTGAATCCGTTCCACTAATAGTATAACCGCTGGTATTTATCGTAATTCCTGTACCTACATTGGCACTTGCAAAGGTAAAGACCGGTGAACCTCCTAAACTAACATCATCTCCGGCTTCTACTCCAGAAAGTGAAGCAGTACCCGTGGCCGATCCTGCTGTAGTATCATCATACTCCTTATCAACTCCTGTAAGTCCTATAATCGTTAAATTTTTTGCAGTGATATCTGCGGCTAAAGTGGATTGTGTAAGTGTATAGTTTCCTGAATCCGTTCCACTAATAGTATAACCGCTGGTATTTATCGTAATTCCTGTACCTACATTGGCACTTGCAAAGGTAAAAACCGGTGAACCTCCTAAACTAACATCATCTCCGGCTTCTACTCCAGAAAGTGAAGCAGTTCCTGTGGCCGATCCTGCCGTAGTATCATCATACTCCTTATCAACTCCTGTAAGTCCTATAATCGTTAAATTTTTTGCAGTGATATCTGCGGCTAAAGTGGGTTGTGTAAGTGTATATTTCCCTGCATCTGTTCCTGAAATGGTATATCCTGTAGTATTAACGGTAATTCCCGTTCCTACATTTGCGGATGCAAAAGTAAATACCGGTGATCCACCTAAAGTGACATCATCACCTCCAATAACTCCAGAAAGTGAAGCGGTCCCTGTGGCCGATGCTACAGTAGTATCATCATACTCCTTATCAACTCCTGTTAGTCCTGGGATTGTTAATATTGCAGTAGCTGTTGCGTCATTTGCACTTAAACCTGTAGTTTCATAGGTTTCTGTTCCTGAACAATCATTGTAAGCATAGATTTGGAAAAAATAAGTCGTTCCCGGATCTAAACCTGTAACTGTAACCGTGGGTGATGCAGAAGTTCCAAAATATATTGGCTGTTGTCCTGCATCATTCCAACTAAGGTCAGCTACTGGCTCATCTCCATCACTTGGTGTTGTAAAACTATTGGTACTGTTGATATACACTGCATATCCATCAGCTCCTCCTGCTGGTGCTGTATAACTATTTAGTATCAAGGTTGAACTTGTCTCTGTTCCAAAAATAGCACTTGTAGCTTGCGCTGTTGGCGCAGCACAGGTGACAACTAAATAATTACAATCTGGGGCTTGATAATTTTCACTATTAATTCCAACAACAAAATTACTAATCGTAAATAAGGATTCTCGCAAATTAGAAACTGTACTAATATCACCCAAAGCACAGTTAAATTGATAGTTATCATCTGCACTTCCGTTTTGCATGGCTGTATTAGCTCCAATTGATAAGCCTGTTGGGATTGCAGAAGTAGTCGTACTAGTTGCTTCAGTAAATCCTGTTGTTCCAATAAAAATTGCTGCAATATAGGTCGTTGGTGAACCTACTGTTCCTGTATATGCTATTATGGATTCTCCATTACTTGACATAGAAAAGCTACCGGTTTCTGTTGTTGTTCCTGTTTCTATACCTCCTACAGTAGAAGTTCCTGTAGTGTTCGAATTTCTGGGTAATAAAATAGACACTTCCGCCCCTGCAGGAAGCGATCCTGTATAGGTCCAAGTAACCGTTCCTTCTGCTCCCAATAATGTCCCAGTACCACTATTAAATCCATCATCGGTAAAATGAATGGTCGTAGTACCCGAAATATCAGTTAACAATACAAAACTAAACTCATCATTACCATCGGTATTAAATGATGAAAAACCAAGATCGCCCACTCCTAAAGAAGTAAAAGCTTCTGCTGTATTTGTTTTCGAGTCTTTTTCTAATACTTCTTTTTTATCATCTGCCAGTTTTGAATCAATGGTTTCTGATACCATTGAAAATGATTGAAAAGAAAATAACACAAAAAAGATAAGATGTAACAATAGGTAGTTTTTATTCATAATAGGTAAGATTTCGTTTATTAATTTTTAAAAGACTTTCCAAGATACTAAAAACAAACTTAAAACCCGATAAAACTAATAAAAACGTCGATAAACAGGTATTTACACCTATTAAAATGTAAAACTACTAAGGGTATTCCGCAATGGAACTCAAGGTTTCCTCCATAAACCTATGCAATGCATGCATTTCTTTTTTACCGGCTTCTCTACCTAATCGACCTGCAAAATACAATACAAACCAGGTGATAAAAAGAAAGACCATCGTAATAATGGCGTATAGATAATCATCTCCTAAACTCATATTAACGTACATCCAAATACCAGATCCTATAAATGCTGTAACAACTATAAAATGTGCAAACATAAAAAATGTCCAAACCGTTGGACTTGGACCAAAAAGTCCTTTGAGTTTTGGTTGTTCATCTACATCATAAATTTCTAAATGCAATTGCGGAGACCAAAAATGTTGGTCTTTTTTAGGAATTCTTATAAAAACATGATGATCGATACGACTTATCTTAAAATCTTTACATGTCTTCCCTCTTTCAGCGAAAGCATTCAACGTTTTTTCTGAAGGCACATCCAAATCCTGAAAAAACCGAGGCCGTAACACAATGTCCTTTGCAATATCCATAGATAAGAGTTAAACATCAATGTTACTATATTTCTAAATCTTTATTACTGACTTTTATCAGTTTTGATCATATTCATGATTTTAGCTACTCTTTTCCCAACTTACGTACCAGTTACAAGTATCCCATACATAGTCAAAAGAAGATATATTACATAATTTGATTCAAAAGAAGTTTCAACTATAAAAAAATCTCAATGTCTTTACCATTACGTCGAGTGAATTACATTCAAATTTGAGTATTTATTACTCGATTTCGAGTGTTTTTTGTTCAATTTTGAGTGTTTTTCATTCAAAGTTGAGTGTTTTTCATTCAAAGTTGAATGTTTTTTACTCAACATCGAGTCTTTTTTATTCAAGTTAAAGTGAATTTTATTCATAAAAAAACCAAAAAGACTCCACAAAGAATATTTTTGGTTATTATCACTGGATTTTGTTCTTCAAAAAGGTTTTTTATAGAAAATTGTTGTTATAAATCTTCATAAATCG
Coding sequences:
- a CDS encoding ABC transporter ATP-binding protein, which encodes MILQLTNASRVINSGSKKIALLDSINLNVNEGEFISLMGPSGSGKSTLLNCIGMLDNFTDGSYIFLDEAVHTMKEKQRSKLYKEYIGFVFQAYHLIDELTVYENIETPLLYKNVKSAERKALVADILDRFNIVGKKDLFPAQLSGGQQQLVGIARALITRPKLILADEPTGNLNSKQSTEIMELFSELNKEGVTIIQATHSENNASYGSKIINLLDGQIVSE
- a CDS encoding ABC transporter permease, giving the protein MIFNYIKIAFRSLLKNKGYSFLNIFGLAMGITCASLIFLWVEDEVSFNDSFTKQDQIYYVPTNQNYEGEWRTFYSTPGPLAQAMKDEIPGIVRATRSSSEERLFTVGDNAINKRGRYTDTDFLEIFSLKFIEGDRDKAFDNPEAIVITKETAEQLFGENTKAFGKTININNQDTYLVTGVIENLPKNVSFPFDWVAPFERYRDGAEWMTTYGSNFSDTFVELSPEANFEEVDKKVREILPIKNTDSDTYAFLHTLKDWHLRSKFEGGKKVGGKIIFVRLFSIIALIILLIACINFMNLSTARSEKRANEVGVRKAIGSSRPRLMIQFVIESLMMAFFASIVSILLLLLILPQFNLLIEKDLILGISNPTHIAILFTITVICGVFAGLYPAFYLSSFKPVEVLKGIKATSGSASFIRKGLVVGQFTISIVFIICTILVYQQIQHVKNRDLGYNKDHLIRMRATGNIIEKFNVFEQDLKNTGIVDGVALSNSQILSAGNNGSGLQWEGGTDTEDVLISYRHVNSDFFKTTGMELIEGRGFKKDQKLDSANVIITESLAKLMGDGSPIGKTITGGDDVYNVIGITKDYQYGDMYDSSDPVMFFNNHDYARYFYIKTKSGVALNDMLSSIEQVMKKNNPAFPFEYTFVDEAFNAVFKSEQLVGKLSQIFALLAILISCLGLFGLAAYTAEQRSKEIGVRKVLGASVSGIVKLLSKDFLKLVCLAILLAIPLAWAVMNNWLQDYAYRIEINWFVFVIAGFVAIIIALATVSFQAIKAAIANPINSLKTE
- a CDS encoding S8 family serine peptidase, giving the protein MKTRLRILSTVTVFSFLFYSCEKDGEVITDLESEIDTEETIGADQAIPGEYIVIYTEDASISGKAAEMKSKSMQTLSKYAIAEDNIKQTYSNAIQGFAVKNLSEKQAELLRNDSEVAYIEPNYIQKLDIKIGDPVSTLPATVQNKAVTNDSQLPNGEFLPWGVNRVGRADGSGRTCWIVDSGIAPHSDLNIDTGRSRSFVGGSWEDQNGHGTHVAGTVAAKNNGSGVIGVAYGATVVSVRVLNAAGSGATDGILSGIDYVASNASSGDTWNYSVGFRNRFTSQAIDDTFRNLERTTYGAMAAGNSNDDTQFYSPQRLETSGSWCVGNMTNVDAPASGSNFGDSVDRWAPGTAVWSTWLNGQFNNISGTSMASPHVAGILLLRGNSTGTDGSVSKGGYTAPIATLN
- a CDS encoding GIN domain-containing protein, encoding MKHLKYFLTLIILTSTQLGIAQTKKSVSPFEKVIISPHIQATFVESNEESVTIEESTEPEDKINIVVKRNVLRIYLDDAKETTKNETVVINGIKRKVPIYKGKVLTVTIGYKQLKELSIRGEQAILCKNKIATETFDLNIFGESQVVFNDVNFENLDVDIFGESTLEIKDGTVENQKITAFGESLTNLLGVDNRNTKLKAFGEAEFKINASNNIKLTAFGEARLYYKGDASISKGLNLGEVEISEIQ
- a CDS encoding TolC family protein, encoding MSLKSIIYISAFLLQFVGFTQRKDTERYSLEQCIDIALENNLDLKSTTLNANTARVNYSQSKANILPTLNGNYNIGVNNGRSIDPFTNDFINQELTFSNARLNLDATIFNGFRLLNTVRQQRLNKQASEMEIEEAKQTLILNVTLAYLQVLNRKDVLALAKTRLIATNRQLKQQEDLYNEEVGNPADYADIKGQKTIDETNILAAESDLNNAKLSLARLMNLPGDILIDKASVLLDFEKYTLSSDDVFNEAMENLATFKAKELRAKAAKRGISVAKAQYIPEISFFGQVNTNYSSVAETFTEIGSDIVETGDFVTVNNEQVSVFTNESQFNGEKIEYLDQFDNNLNTVVGIAVNIPLFNGFRAKNNVALEKIKAEESLIELERTALEVKNAIAQVHFDMQAAYERYESLQNQVAAFKESYRVNEIRFNNGVSNFIAYITSKNNLDNAETNLTNAKYEYLLRVKILEFYRGNSL